GAACGCTGCGCCGAGTCGCACCACGGCGGCCGCTGATGCGGTGCTGCGCGGCGAATGGCGGGTCAACCAGGGCTATGCCGCGTCCCAGGGCAAGATGCGCGTGTATGGCCGGGCCATGGCCCAGCCGCCGTTGGCGCCGGCCAAGCGCGCCTTCAGCTCCGCCGACGACTTCGTGGCCACCATGCTGCCAATGGCGCAGCAGGCTGCTCAGCGGATCGGCGTCGATCCTCGCTATCTGGTGGCCCAGGCCGCGCTGGAAACCGGTTGGGGCAAATCGGTGATGCGCCAGCAGGATGGCACCAGCAGTCACAACCTGTTCGGCATCAAGGCCGGCAAGAGCTGGCAGGGTGCTCAGGCCCGGGCGATCACCAGTGAGTTCCGCAATGGGCAGATGGTCAAGGAGACGGCGGCGTTCCGTTCCTACGATTCCTATCAGGACAGCTTCCACGATCTGGTGACCTTGTTGCAGAGCAACAATCGCTATCAAGAAGTGCTGAAGGTGGCCGATAAACCAGAACAGTTTGTTCGCGAGTTGCAAAAAGCCGGGTATGCAACGGACCCGGATTACGCTAGCAAGATTTCGCAGATAGCCAAGCAGATGAAGAACTACCAGAACTACGCTGCGGCGGGCGTTTCCACGAATTTATAAGGTCTGAATCATGAGTTTGCTCAATATCGGGATGTCGGGGCTGGCCGCCAGCCAAACGTCGTTGATGACCACGGGTAACAACATTGCCAACGCCGACACCGCCGGGTACTCGCGCCAGCAGACCGTGCAGGGCACCAAGGCCTCCGCTCAATTCGGCAATGTCTTCATCGGCACCGGTACCACCCTGGCCGACGTGCGCCGGGTGTACAACAGCTTCCTCGATGCCCAGTTGCGCAC
This genomic stretch from Pseudomonas sp. Os17 harbors:
- the flgJ gene encoding flagellar assembly peptidoglycan hydrolase FlgJ, whose translation is MDIRKSGLIGSGDSGSYSDLNRLQQLKVGDKNGEANVRKVAQEFESLFLNEMLKSMRKATDVIAQDNPLNTPAAKQYQDMYDQQLAVSLSREGGGIGLANVLMRQMMKNKPVTPGATPPAQAAAPVATPTPIAAGTSAQDGPLSRSNGQRPLWASRAHDPLRTSVAHNDMVLLNQRRLSLPSKLTDRLLTGIVPSAGGVADATTQNAAPSRTTAAADAVLRGEWRVNQGYAASQGKMRVYGRAMAQPPLAPAKRAFSSADDFVATMLPMAQQAAQRIGVDPRYLVAQAALETGWGKSVMRQQDGTSSHNLFGIKAGKSWQGAQARAITSEFRNGQMVKETAAFRSYDSYQDSFHDLVTLLQSNNRYQEVLKVADKPEQFVRELQKAGYATDPDYASKISQIAKQMKNYQNYAAAGVSTNL